In one window of Electrophorus electricus isolate fEleEle1 chromosome 15, fEleEle1.pri, whole genome shotgun sequence DNA:
- the gap43 gene encoding neuromodulin has protein sequence MLCCIRRTKPVEKNEEADQEIKQDGTKPEDKAHKAATKIQASFRGHIIRKKMKDDDKEEDSPATQEVSAEEAAEASADEPKTEEGGEKKDATSPTAEKPGEGSATKPGEGKAKSPVAEPPANSPAVDESKAEAPPTSPSEPPTKQEVNEEVKEAEKPKEAEGASEAEKPLENMNADQKEKEVKAEAKQADVPAASETADREDADQTQDKKDAAEICEPADGVGSEAGKEENEDENA, from the exons ATGCTGTGCTGTATAAGAAGAACAAAGCCG GTGGAGAAGAACGAAGAGGCTGATCAGGAGATCAAACAAGATGGCACCAAACCAGAAGACAAAGCCCACAAGGCTGCCACCAAGATCCAGGCCAGCTTCCGTGGGCATATCATCCGTAAAAAGATGAAGGATGATGATAAGGAGGAGGACAGTCCTGCCACACAGGAGGTGTCAGCTGAGGAGGCAGCTGAGGCATCAGCTGACGAGCCCAAGACTGAGGAGGGTGGTGAAAAGAAGGATGCCACCTCCCCAACAGCAGAGAAACCTGGTGAAGGCAGTGCCACCAAGCCTGGGGAGGGGAAGGCCAAGAGCCCTGTGGCCGAACCACCTGCTAATTCTCCAGCAGTCGATGAGAGCAAGGCTGAAGCTCCTCCCACTTCACCCTCAGAACCGCCcaccaaacaggaagtgaatgAGGAAGTGAAGGAGGCAGAGAAGCCTAAAGAGGCAGAGGGTGCCAGTGAGGCTGAGAAGCCCTTGGAGAACATGAACGCAGaccagaaagagaaggaggtgAAGGCGGAAGCCAAACAAGCCGATGTGCCTGCTGCTAGCGAGACCGCTGATCGTGAGGATGCAGACCAAACACAAGACAAAAAAG ATGCTGCAGAGATTTGTGAGCCAGCAGACGGGGTTGGTTCAGAAGCAGGCAAGGAAGAGAATGAGGATGAGAATGCTTAA
- the mpzl3 gene encoding myelin protein zero-like protein 3, translated as MQLSRRNVIVICLYDNMELRERWQIAHENGFWVRLFVSLVLCLEHVYSIKVSALQDVSAVNGQVITLSCSFSSTSQTTSLISVDWSFRPQSGGPAQSIFHFMSVEYPPEDKQFKGRVRWMGRLESGDASIQLLNASLSDNGTYTCAVRNPPDVHGLPAQTLLTVTPKRTGMHFSDVAVLLFFVLLPSGLIGFVLLARILCPCCPEKNSHLSQHSPIEVAHGEMHFQKQRKPPVCYECYYQDSDEEFELEKHQMTSVSESQY; from the exons ATGCAACTCTCCCGTAGAAACGTAATTGTAATCTGCCTTTATGATAACATGGAGTTAAGAGAGCGGTGGCAAATTGCTCATGAAAATGGCTTTTGGGTTCGTTTATTTGTCAGCCTGG tgctgtgtttggaGCATGTATACTCTATAAAGGTTAGTGCTTTGCAGGACGTAAGTGCAGTGAACGGGCAGGTGATCACACTTTCCTGCTCCTTCTCTTCAACCAGCCAGACCACCAGCCTCATATCTGTTGACTGGTCTTTCAGACCGCAGAGTGGAGGCCCAGCCCAAAGT ATTTTCCATTTCATGTCAGTAGAATACCCTCCAGAGGATAAGCAGTTTAAGGGCCGTGTCAGATGGATGGGCCGTCTGGAAAGTGGGGACGCATCGATTCAGCTGCTCAATGCATCTCTCAGCGACAATGGCACATACACTTGTGCTGTCCGCAACCCCCCTGATGTCCATGGCCTTCCTGCTCAGACCCTCCTCACGGTCACTCCCAAGA GGACAGGCATGCATTTCTCAGATGTGGCTGTGTTGCTGTTCTTTGTCCTCTTACCATCTGGCTTGATAGGATTCGTGCTCTTAGCTCGAATTCTCTGCCCCTGCTGCCCAGAGAAAAACTCACACCTCAGCCAACACTCACCTATAGAGGTCGCCCATGG GGAGATGCATTTCCAAAAGCAGCGCAAGCCTCCTGTCTGTTATGAATGCTACTATCAG GACTCTGATGAAGAGTTTGAGCTTGAGAAACATCAGATGACGTCAGTGTCTGAGTCCCAATATTAG